A DNA window from Ornithobacterium rhinotracheale DSM 15997 contains the following coding sequences:
- a CDS encoding peptidase associated/transthyretin-like domain-containing protein has protein sequence MLSIQICFSQEKITKVIVDYETKKPLSGVSIFNSTDYSMTNEDGRFFFHSNVDTVQINAPEYQEIITTFSDLQKIDTISLKKINDLNEVIHLDAVVATDSKKTLIEAYKNFFSKFSRTPYVEQFFLRSVVRKNGELMKMEDLSGAVKRNVAFPNKETPKLSFDFEIYNQRKFGVVDKSKEIEDFKFFKLEELFNMYLNNIFLKLKNFSYKENKRKDGSIKIEFSPLEEFKNYDIGYYLINDDHVVMEISKETNPELEINNIPFEKKAWIKFRTINSKIKMSFQKDERVGKYFMSKVSVSQTLENYNSKTKEKNIYTTNYELIVTKPFSNIKDFKANIGGNKRIFEINKSFDRVFWENQNQLTLTDEMIDLIKNANRKKLEIKSNF, from the coding sequence AGTTTCGATTTTCAACTCAACAGATTATTCGATGACAAATGAAGATGGTAGATTTTTCTTTCATTCAAATGTGGACACCGTCCAAATCAACGCCCCTGAATATCAAGAAATAATTACCACATTTAGTGATTTGCAAAAGATAGATACTATAAGTTTAAAGAAAATAAATGATCTGAACGAGGTAATCCATCTAGACGCCGTAGTGGCAACAGATAGTAAAAAAACCTTGATTGAAGCATACAAAAACTTCTTCAGTAAATTTTCTCGCACGCCTTATGTTGAACAATTTTTCCTAAGATCCGTGGTAAGAAAAAACGGCGAATTGATGAAAATGGAGGATTTAAGCGGAGCTGTAAAAAGAAATGTAGCGTTCCCAAACAAGGAAACGCCAAAACTTTCATTTGATTTTGAGATATATAACCAGAGAAAATTTGGAGTAGTTGATAAGAGTAAAGAGATAGAAGATTTCAAGTTTTTTAAGCTAGAAGAATTATTTAATATGTATTTAAACAACATATTTTTAAAACTAAAAAATTTCTCTTACAAAGAAAATAAACGAAAAGATGGTTCTATAAAAATAGAATTTTCGCCTTTGGAAGAATTTAAAAATTATGACATAGGATATTACCTAATTAACGACGACCATGTGGTTATGGAAATTTCTAAGGAAACAAATCCTGAATTGGAAATAAACAACATTCCTTTTGAAAAAAAGGCATGGATAAAATTTAGAACTATAAATAGCAAAATAAAAATGTCTTTTCAAAAAGACGAGAGAGTGGGAAAATATTTTATGTCGAAAGTAAGCGTTTCTCAAACATTGGAAAATTACAATTCAAAAACTAAGGAAAAAAACATTTACACCACGAATTATGAATTGATAGTTACTAAGCCCTTTTCTAATATAAAAGATTTTAAAGCAAACATCGGTGGCAACAAAAGAATTTTTGAAATAAATAAATCTTTTGATCGCGTTTTTTGGGAGAATCAAAACCAATTGACATTAACCGATGAAATGATTGACCTCATTAAAAATGCCAATCGAAAAAAATTAGAAATAAAAAGCAATTTTTAA
- a CDS encoding SdpI family protein produces the protein MIKYLLIFDFALVGLPLLMYLFPPKELNAIYGYRTKRASRDQASWDFAQSYALKRLLIVALIALFSQFILLIAGFSYKDEPPLIFLIPLGLFILGSFIMIYKTEMALIKFQKKPDQENENNNIK, from the coding sequence ATGATTAAATATCTTTTAATATTCGATTTTGCTTTAGTTGGGCTTCCATTATTAATGTATCTCTTTCCGCCCAAAGAGCTAAATGCAATTTATGGATACCGAACCAAGCGCGCATCAAGAGACCAAGCGTCGTGGGATTTTGCACAGAGCTATGCTTTAAAAAGATTACTCATCGTTGCATTGATTGCTTTATTTTCGCAATTTATCTTATTGATTGCGGGATTTAGCTATAAAGATGAGCCACCCTTAATTTTCTTGATACCTTTGGGCTTATTTATATTAGGTTCTTTTATTATGATTTATAAAACCGAAATGGCTTTAATAAAATTTCAAAAGAAACCAGACCAAGAGAACGAAAACAACAATATTAAATAA
- a CDS encoding cysteine desulfurase family protein — protein sequence MKIYFDNAATTQLRDEVIDYMASHMRTHFGNPSSTHFYGRDAKALIESTRKSIAKYTNTTGAEIIFTSCGTEANNLIIRSCVDYLGVERIITSPLEHKCVAETIKTVEQNKKAEIQKLRVLPNGDLDLEQLEELLKDESKKTLVSLMHANNEIGNIYDIEKIGNLAHQYNALFHTDMVQTLGHYPISLSDLPVDFASSSAHKYHGPKGVGFAFIRKGTGLKAQITGGGQERNMRSGTENLIGIMGMGKAFEIANEEFEKDQKYILELKEYMIAQLKEAFPDIVFNGRSEDSAKSLYAILSVLLPFKDSLIGFELDLKGIAVSQGSACSSGAAKVSDVIDSIVPAEVIEKTTPLRISFSHFNTKEEIDYFVEVLKEIGEKF from the coding sequence ATGAAAATATATTTTGACAATGCAGCAACTACGCAGCTACGAGACGAAGTGATTGATTACATGGCGTCTCATATGCGTACACATTTTGGCAACCCTTCTTCTACCCATTTTTATGGCAGAGACGCCAAGGCCTTGATAGAAAGCACCCGAAAAAGCATTGCAAAATATACCAACACCACGGGGGCAGAAATTATTTTCACCTCATGTGGCACCGAGGCCAATAATTTAATCATTCGTTCGTGTGTAGATTATCTCGGCGTGGAGCGCATCATCACTTCCCCACTCGAGCACAAATGCGTGGCAGAAACAATAAAAACCGTAGAACAAAACAAGAAGGCTGAGATTCAGAAATTGCGTGTTTTGCCCAATGGAGATTTAGACCTAGAGCAACTTGAAGAATTGCTGAAAGACGAAAGCAAAAAAACACTCGTGAGCTTGATGCACGCCAACAACGAAATCGGAAATATCTATGATATAGAAAAAATCGGCAACTTGGCACATCAATACAACGCACTATTCCATACCGACATGGTGCAAACTTTGGGACACTACCCTATTTCCTTGAGCGATCTGCCCGTAGACTTTGCCAGCAGTAGCGCACACAAATACCACGGTCCCAAAGGCGTGGGCTTTGCTTTCATACGAAAAGGAACAGGGCTGAAGGCTCAAATCACAGGGGGCGGACAAGAGCGAAACATGCGCTCGGGCACCGAAAACCTCATCGGCATCATGGGCATGGGCAAGGCTTTTGAAATAGCCAACGAGGAGTTTGAAAAAGACCAAAAGTATATTTTAGAACTTAAAGAATATATGATTGCTCAACTGAAAGAAGCTTTCCCCGATATTGTTTTTAACGGAAGAAGCGAAGATTCTGCCAAAAGCCTTTACGCCATTTTGAGCGTCCTTTTGCCTTTTAAAGATAGCCTCATTGGCTTTGAACTGGATTTAAAGGGAATTGCCGTTTCGCAAGGAAGTGCTTGTAGCTCAGGTGCAGCCAAAGTGTCTGATGTGATTGATAGCATTGTGCCTGCCGAAGTGATTGAAAAAACCACCCCTTTGCGCATTTCGTTTAGCCACTTCAACACCAAAGAAGAAATAGACTATTTTGTAGAAGTATTGAAGGAAATTGGTGAGAAATTTTAA
- a CDS encoding methyltransferase domain-containing protein — translation MKQALPFRNLYIGITQILQSVFVQNRYTDKEIERTFKQNKQWGSRDRAFVAETVYDIVRWKSLIDYASNGALKRKDYWSLIATYFIINNVEIPQLEEFGRYNIDKIKSNYLKAKKIPNVWYSVSPNLYELGVEQLGEESWNQELEAMNQPAPPILRLNTLKANEKMLRKSLAEEDVEIEAIPDYPDAYLLVNQKNLFQTEAFKNGWFEMQDASSQLVAPFLELEPGMRVVDACAGGGGKSLHMASLLQNKGSVLAMDIVPWKLKEVKKRAKRNGAFNIQTKVIESSKTIKRLHNSFDRVLIDAPCTGVGVLKRNPDAKWKINQDFLQRVTSEQTKILASYPKMLKKGGLMVYATCSIFPAENEKQIQQFLAENPNFELIEEKKILPSQSGFDGFYMVKLVRKD, via the coding sequence ATGAAACAAGCATTGCCTTTTAGAAATTTATACATCGGGATTACACAAATTCTTCAATCCGTTTTTGTGCAAAATCGCTATACCGACAAGGAAATTGAACGCACTTTTAAACAAAACAAACAATGGGGCAGCCGCGATCGTGCCTTTGTTGCCGAAACCGTGTACGACATTGTGCGATGGAAATCGCTCATAGACTATGCATCAAACGGGGCGTTGAAGAGAAAAGATTATTGGTCTTTAATCGCGACTTACTTTATTATAAATAATGTAGAAATTCCGCAATTGGAGGAATTTGGAAGGTATAATATCGATAAAATTAAATCTAATTATCTCAAAGCTAAAAAAATACCGAATGTTTGGTATTCTGTTTCTCCGAATTTATACGAGTTGGGTGTGGAGCAATTGGGCGAGGAATCTTGGAACCAAGAGCTCGAGGCGATGAACCAGCCTGCGCCCCCGATTTTAAGGCTAAATACTTTAAAGGCTAATGAAAAAATGCTGAGAAAATCTTTGGCAGAGGAGGACGTGGAAATTGAGGCAATTCCTGATTATCCAGACGCATATTTATTGGTGAATCAGAAAAATCTGTTCCAGACAGAAGCCTTTAAAAATGGTTGGTTTGAGATGCAAGATGCGTCATCACAATTGGTGGCTCCGTTCTTGGAGCTTGAGCCTGGAATGCGTGTGGTAGATGCCTGTGCTGGCGGTGGCGGAAAATCACTGCACATGGCGTCTTTATTGCAAAACAAAGGTAGCGTTTTGGCAATGGATATCGTGCCGTGGAAATTGAAAGAAGTAAAGAAAAGAGCTAAAAGGAATGGTGCCTTTAATATTCAGACCAAAGTAATTGAATCTTCTAAAACGATTAAAAGATTGCACAATTCGTTTGACCGCGTGTTGATTGATGCGCCATGTACGGGCGTGGGCGTTCTGAAAAGAAATCCCGATGCTAAATGGAAAATTAATCAAGATTTTTTGCAACGCGTAACGAGCGAACAAACGAAAATTTTGGCTTCGTACCCAAAAATGCTTAAAAAAGGCGGTTTGATGGTGTACGCAACTTGCTCTATCTTTCCTGCCGAAAACGAAAAACAAATTCAGCAATTTTTAGCTGAAAATCCTAATTTTGAATTAATTGAAGAAAAGAAAATCTTGCCAAGCCAATCCGGCTTTGATGGGTTTTATATGGTTAAATTGGTGAGAAAAGATTAA